The Aspergillus fumigatus Af293 chromosome 5, whole genome shotgun sequence nucleotide sequence ACTGTCGTTGTATCTTTGATTGACGCCAAACAATTTATTCTTGCCGAACATCACTACCTCCTCTACTTCCTTATCACCGCCATGTACCCACGATTCCTCGTTACGCTAGACGAGGACCTCCAACCACTCACCGTAAACGTACGTGTGGGTCAGGCTGTGGATGTGGTTGGCCAAGCTGGTCGCCCCAAGACGATCACAGGCTGGCAAACACAGAGCACACCTGTTCTTCTGTCCTACGGTGAAAGAGCAgagttggaggatgagcaaTACATTCCCCTTAGTAGCACCCTTGAAGGCCTTGTGATCTTACGAAAGGTGGGTTTATCGGATGATACTTCCGCTTGAATTTCTGTGTTCTTCCTGATAACTAACTAGCATGATTTAGAACCCTGATTGGCAAGAAAATTCCGCTTGATCGAAACGATGGTTCATAACGCTTCTTTTGCAAGATGGGCTGGGTGCTGGGGCAACCTTATAGTGACCGATGAGGTTGGATTTAATGTATTTGAAACCGAATCAATAAATAACATACCACGATCTAGTTCTAGACTATAAGGGACTCCGCGGTTCTGGATGTAACTCAATATGTAACTGGGTTTTGAGGAGGCGGATCGTGCACGGAGTACAATTATAGATAAATCCAAGGGCAGAAGGACACGAATAATGTCTTTGCGGATTGCGCGATTTACATCAGGTGTGCCACCAATGAAAAGAAATGCTTTGATTTCGTCGATACGTATTTAAAGACCTTTGGTTGACAATCGAGCCAAACCATTGCGCTGTCAATTGTGCCTTGTAAAGGACTATACCCAAAGATGCGCTCGAATAGGAAAGTAGGGCATAGGGTTTCACACATGTAACTTTTTTCCGCCATGACATCCGCAACAACGGTAGTCGATAGAGAGACTGCTCGAACAATCCCGTTCTTTCACCTTCATAAGATCGCTTGTATCGCTCGCTACGGAGAATGAAGCTCGATCCCAAAGCGATCCGATACCTCACTTCCGAGGATTTCCGCGTTCTCACTGCGGTATGCCTGTCGTCATCTGCCTCGCCTTTTGCTGCCTCTCTTCACAACTCGTTGTCTGACAGCTAACAAGAGCTCTCCATAGGTGGAAACTGGAAGTAGAAACCATGAAGTAGTACCGACGCCCTTAATCGTCCAGCTCTCAGGCCTCCGGGGCGGGAGTGGAGTCCATCGGTCTATTTCCAACCTGGCTAAAACTAATTTGATCGCTAAAGTGAAGAATGCGAAATGTACAGTATACGCACCTTCCTAGCGGTGGACTTTGTATGATTGTCTTTGCTGATTTTATCCTGCATTCAGATGATGGATACCGGCTCACTTACGGAGGTCTCGACTACCTCGCGCTGAACGCTCATCAGAAGCAGAAATGCATTTACTCCGTGGGAAACCAGATCGGTGTTGGGAAAGAGTCAgatatcatcgtcgtcgcGAATAGCAAAGGAACACAATGCATCTTAAAGATCCATCGCCTGGGCCGCATTTCCTTCCGAACAGTCAAGACCAACAGAGACTATCTGCGCAATCGCAGTACAGGTTCATGGATGTACATGTCGCGATTGGCAGCGATGAAGGAGTTCGCTTTTATGAAGGCTCTTCGAGAGAACGGTTTCTCAGTACCCGAACCCATCGCGCAGAACAGACACACGATCGTCATGAGCTTGATCGACGCATTCCCGCTAAGACAGATTTCGAGAGTCCCCAAGCCTGCGTTACTGTATTCGGAGCTTATGGGTACGATCATGGAGCTTGCTCGGTTTGGCCTTATTCACGGTGACTACAACGAGTTCAATATCTTgatcaaagaagaagaggatccCAATGCGAAGGGAAAAGCTCCTGCTGATGCGGACAACGATGAGAATATCCGGCTGGTTCCGGTCATTATCGATTTTCCGCAGATGGTGTCAATCGACCATCCGAACGCAGAGATGTATTTCGACCGTGACGTGAATTGCATCAAGCGCTATTTCCAACGAAAGTTCCATTTCGTCAGTGATGAGCCAGGCCCTTTCTTCGCGGACGCGAAGAAGCAGCTTTTGAAGAATCCTGGGAAGCGGTTGGATGTCGAGGTAGAAGCGTCTGGTTTCTCGAGGAAGATGGCTCGCGAGCTAGAAGCTTACATGAAGGAGGTCGGCGCAAATGGGGATGGGGACGAGctgggagaagatgatgaagacagggacgaagaggacgtaGAGTCAGGAACGGAATCacaggaggaggatgagcatgGCGACAACGATCAGGACCGAGCGGTTGATTCTGCACCTGACGAGATTAGTGAGAGTTCTCGACGATTGGGAAAACTGCATGTATCAGAGGCGCCTGAAGGGCGGTAGCCTTCAGCATGATAAAGGAAAAGTCAATTCACCTTAATGATGTTAATGAGCACATAATTTGATATCCCGGTTCTAAGTTCATGCGAAGTGCGCATAAAATGTTGTATTGTCCTATACTTCTTTGTGAACTCATGTGCTCATTGCAGCACTTCATACGGTAGGCGGTGCGGCCACACGTGCATTTTTCCAAAAGTTCCGCCAAGTTGAGAGGATCTGGCAATCGATCACGAATCCTGTTCATATACCCACCCCTACTACGCTTCTATTCGGCTTCCAATTTCACAATTGAGGCCTGGATATAGAAATTCAAGATGGTGCGCAAGTTTTCGAAGTTCCCCAAGAAGCCCGCAGACTGGGTGCCCCCTTCGGCGCCGCTGTCGATGCGGAAGCAGGTATTTCTGTAAGTTCACCAAGGCTGATCCAAACACCAATGTGCCGCCTGTGACTCCTCACTTTGGGACTTCTGTTTCACTGTGCTGATAATATACCGCAATGTAGACCTGACTTCACAATCGCCCTTATACGCACAcccttccttcccccccgATATGCCACATTCTACGTGCCCTTGAATTTCAACAAGCTCGATATGCGCGACTACCTGCAGCGCTTATATGGCGTCGGTGTCCTCCGCATCCGCAGTTACGTCGAGCAACAGAAAGTGACCCGCCTGCGACCCCTGGGCAAGTTCGGATACGGCCGTCTGAGGAGACCgatgtcgaagaagaagatgacaGTGGAAATGAAAGAGCCCTTTGTTTGGCCCGAGGCGCCGACGGATATGTCACCGTATGTCTACTGTTTTTGGCATTTTCCCCCTAAGAGTTAGCGGTGTGGGTGTGTACTAACTTGCTTTGAAACAGATGGGAGAAGGATCAGTACTTCAACGCGGAGAAGTACCAGGAAGAAATTCAGCGCTCGCAACGACCCGACGCTGCCATGGAGCCCAATAAGGCCGAGCGCGAAGAATACGCAAAGGAGGCGAAGCAGCTGCTGGAAGGCACGAAGACTTGGAGACCGACTTGGCAGGCATTGGGACTCAATTATGACCGGTCCTTACTCAAAGCAACAAAGGGTTCGGCTTCGACAAGTTCATAAGtggccttctttttcctttctgctTCATTCGTTCTGGGGATGGAAAAGCGGGATCTTGCTCTTTTCTATGTGgcatttttctttccctcatccctttctctttttaCATGTTCATTAACTTTGTACCATATGTCGAAATTTCATCTGGCTATAAACACAATATTCAGGAGCCTAGTTTTACCGGAAAGACTCCAATTTGGGATATGAAGTTAAAGATGGGCGGAATAAGAAGAAGTAAAACCAAGGCGGCCATTAACTAGGCTATATAAGACGCTATGCTAGAGTGATTGGAGTTGAATGCGCTAATACAAGAAAGAGTGACATGGTGATAAGGGCCAAAACGGTTAATGGTCGGCGCAAGCAATGAAGAGGAATGCAAAAAGTATGAGCAGAATTCAGAGCAAAGACGTTGAACTAAATTCCAAGACGACCCCTACAGCCGGCTTTCAACAAAGTTAATGTGGTGTTGGCCAGGCCAATGGGCGCCAGGCCAGACCTGACGAATAGCTTCCCAAATATGTCTATGGTGTAATATGCGTCAATAATCAATTATCCTGTTTCAATGTGAGGATCAATCATGTCTTACCTGACATAGACAATCTGCAAGCCATCGTGGACCTCTTGCGGTACATCCTTGACATCCTTCCGGTTCTGCTCAGGAAGGAGGACAGTCTTGACACCGGCGCGGTGTGCTCCAATCAATTTCTCTTTGATACCTCCAACAGGCATAACCCGTCCCCGCAGGGAGACTTCACCGGTCATTGCAATCTGGGGAGGAACAGCTTTGCCTGTGAAAAGGGAGATCAACCCGATTGTGTGAGCAAGTCCAGCAGAGGGACCGTCCTTGGGGATAGCTCCTGCTGGGCAGTGGACATGCAAACTTCGGTTCTTCATGATGTCCTCGTTGGGGTCATGTGTAAGACCGAGCTCGAAAGAATGAGCTTTGACCCAGGTCAAGGCGACTTCCACGCTTTCCTTCAGAACATCGCCAAGCTTGCCTGTAAGCTGAACGCGGCCGTTGCCTGGCATGTCCGCAACCTCAATGAACAAGATACTACCCTGGCCCCCAGTCGAGTACGCGACAAGACCGGTTACGACGCCTGGCCGACCATGCTTCTCGGCAATCTCTTCGTCAAAACGCTCAATTCCGAGAATGTCTTCCAAGTCGCCAAGGGCAACTACAGGGTTGTACGTATCTAACCTGCCATTATCAACCGCATCTGCATATTGAACAGCCTTGTGTCGACAAATTGAGCCCAACTCGCGCTCAAGGTTTCGCACACCCGACTCTCTCGTGTAAGACGTAATGACTTTGTCAACGACCTCGTCAGAAAGAACGACTTGGCCCTCAGCCAAACCATTGGCTCTGATCTGCTTTGGAATCAAGTGTCTCTTGGCGATATGTCGCTTCTCAACAGTCGTGTAACCGGATAGAGTAATTGTCTCCATGCGATCGAGTAACGGCGCGGGTATGGTATCAAGGGAATTGGCAGTGGCTATGAAGAGAACCTTGCTCAGGTCGATTGGGATGTTAATGTAATGATCGACGAATGTGGAGTTCTGTTCAGGATCCAGGACTTCCAACATTGCTGCGGATGGATCTCCTTGGAAATTGGCCCCGCCCACTTTATCGATctcatcaagaagaaacacaGGATTGGCAACCCCAACCTTTTTGAGACCGTTCACAATTAGGCCTGGCATAGCAGCGACGTAGGTTCTCCGGTGGCCTCGAATTTCAGCCTCGTCCCTGACGCCACCAAGAGAAATCCTGTGGAACTTGCGTCCGAGAGACGTGGCCACGGATCTTGCCAAACTCGTCTTGCCAGTACCAGGTGGGCCAACGAGCAGCAGGATCGGAGACTTATCAGCCAGACGTCTTGACTGAAGCAGATTCAATTTTGCTTCAAGGGAGACTCTGTCTGATTCGGACAAAGCAGGCACGTCCTTCTCGGCAAGCACTTCATTGGCAGCATCAAGTTCCTTGGTGAGTGCAGCAATTTGCCGCTCAACATCTTGGTTGGTTGACTGCTTTAGTCGCAAGACAGCCAAGTATTCAAGCAGTCTCTTCTTAATCGTCTCAAGGCCGTAATGGTCCTCATCCAACTGGTTCCTTGCTCTCTTCAGCGTCTCGGGCCCTAGTTTGTCCTCCGTGACTTTGGTCCAGGGAATATCCGCGATGTTTTCGAGATATGTTCGGCAGACACCATATTCGGCGTTTGCCGGGTTCATCTTCCGAAGACGTCTCAATTCCTTGTCAGCAACCTTCCGAGCCTCGGGGCTGAGCTCTGCCTCCTGGAGTCTCTTTTGCAGCTCATCGACTTCGTTTGTCTCCTTTTCGTCCTCATTGTTCCGTCCGCCTGCGGCTCCAGGGGGGGTCAAGCCCGTCAAGCCGGCCATGACTCTCCTCGCCAACAACTCACGATCTCGAGGATCAATCTGACTGATATCAAACGGAGAATTGGATGGGAATGACGAGGTGGAGATCGTAGTAACTTTGACGCTATTCTTGATTCCTTGGACCTGTCGGGCCAATAGCTCGACGACTCTTTCCAACCTAGTCCTCagagcaaaagaagccaACACACGAAGTTTCTCCTCGAACGTAGGGTCAGCTACATCTGCCATGAAGTCGGCCAGATTGCCAGCCTGCGATAAATCTGTCTTAGCAATGTAGACTTCGAATTTACGAGCGACAAGCGGCGACAGGCGTGTGCCAGTCGAAGGTAGTAGAGACGACAGTCGAAGGAGGGTTATGAGTTCGCGGGACAGTTGCCTCAGCTGCTGGAACAACTCAACTGTTTCTGCATCGCTGGAAATGGCATCTGTAGACTTGTATTAGCTGCGAGGAAGAACTTATCTTTAACAGCAAACGATTTGATGCACCAACCTCGTTCATTGTGTAGAACCACCTCTCCTTCGAAAAAGGGCCTCTCTCTCAAGATGTGTTTAATGGTGAAACGTTGAACTCCTTGGACCACGAGGAACGGCTCTGCGTAGGCACGTCTTTGAACCCCGATCACTTTGCCGACCGTGCCATACCGGAAGAGAtcctcttttcttgcctgACCTGCATCTATAGCATCAAATTCCTCCTTCTTAGCACCATCGACACTTCCGTCATCGATCAGCTGCTGGCCGTCGTTGCTCAGCAACGGCGAACGCAAAGGTACGCAACCGAACGTGATAGTGTTCCCATCTCGCTTTCCCAGATTTGTCTGATCGAGAAGAGCCGAGAGAAGATTGGCAAGATCAGGGCGATTCGACACCGGTATGCGTAGAGTAACGCCAGGGAGCAATACGGAGCCTTTGGGTAAAGGCACTAAAGCTAACTTCATCGCTCTCCCGTTATTGGAACCCATTTCGGCCTCCCAGATCCGAAAGACACAGCTTGTGTGAATATCAAACAGAGCTAATGGTATAAGAGCAAGAGGATAGAGCGTTTGCCTGAAGCCAGTCAATTAACACAAATGGGCTGTATGGGGCCAGACGATCAGTTTTAAAGTCGCGGAGATGTTCCAGAACTCCATAGACGTAGTCCGTGACTGGGGAGGCGATGAAGCGATAAGCGCTTCCCGAAGCCGAGGTTCGCGTGATCTACGTCAGTCGGATCTTGGGGATTTGTGGTACCATTCCAGACTGTTTGACCTGGTTGTGGCGGATTGGATACACGTCAATAGACTAGTTCAAGTAGTATCAACGCAAGCTTCTCAATAAGCATCACTGGCTTCTCTGCGGTCTGGAATGATAAAGGAAGTGATATACAGTCACCTCCCATCTATTGATGATGGGTCACAGGGACCTGTAAGGGTATTTCACTAGTGGTAAGATAGCTTGCGGTTGATaccttacggagtagtataATACGGTACAAAGCGTGACAGTACCTCGGCGGCGGAAGGCGGTAACCACCATTAGTTACTGATTGCCCGCCAAAGGCCCGCTTCAAAACTCCCCGGGACATCTTCTGATTTTACTTGGTTGGCTTTCAACTTCAAGACAGTCGGCTCTCTGAGTCTTGATCAACAGAGCTCCCTTCACATTTATCTCTGTCGACTAAACCTGTCGATCAACTCCAGTGCAGTCCCGGAACAAGCCTCGTCCGCCCTTGTTAAGAACACCTACTGCAATGGCATCTGCCCCGCCTTCCTCCGAAGCCGCAAATTCCTCGTCGCGGAGAACCTTCACTATAGGGACACGCAAATCGAAGCTTGCTCTTTTGCAAACAGACCTGGTTGTTGCAGCGCTGAAGAAGTCATGGCCGGAATATACATTTCAAATACACTCTCAGGAGACAGCGGGTGATAAGAATACAGTTATTGCTCTCCGCGAATTCACTACCAAGAACCTCTGGACGCAGGAGTTGGAAGAGCTTTTGATGGCTGGTGATGTCGATCTCATTGTGCATTCATTGAAGGGCAAGTTTATCACTCCTGCCTCATATCGTTATAAATGATCCTGGCTGATAGTCAATCTTTAGATGTACCAACTCAACTCCCTCCCTCGTGTACATTGGGGCCCATgatggagagagaagataCAAGGGATGTTctggtgatgaagaaaggatTGCCCAATATGTCCTTTTCCGAAATGCCTGCAGGGTCTGTCGTGGGTACTTCATCCATCCGCCGCACTGCTCAACTCGCCCGCCGATACCCTCATCtgaaggtccaggacgtGCGCGGCAATATCGGTACTCGGTTAGCGAAATTAGATGCAGAGGATAGCCCATTTACTTGCATTGtcttggctgctgctggtctgtTGAGGCTAGGTATGGAGGACCGCATATCCCAGTATCTTGACTCTAAGAATGGCGGGATGCTCTACGCGGTTGGCCAGGGAGCACTTGGCGTTGAGATCCGCAAGGATGATAAGGTTCTGCGGGATATGCTCAACTCTATCGGGCATCAGAAAACGACTCTGGCCTGCCTCGCAGAGCGAAGCCTCCTGCGAACTCTTGAGGGTGGTTGCAGTGCCCCTCTGGGTGTTGAGACGGAGTGGGTCCAGGACTCCGACAGGTCGTCCAAGCTGAGAATGAGGGCCATAGTCGTCAGTGTTGACGGTCGTGAGAGTGCCGAGGTTGAAGTAGACGGGTCAGTCGATACGGCAGAATCCGCTGAAGAGTTCGGCGTGACCGTTGCGAAGGCACTGGTAGAAAAGGGCGCAGGGGAGATCCTTGCGGAGATCCAACGCAAAAAACTCACTCCGTGAGGACAACCTGTTGGTGTATGAGCAAAGCATACAATCTCACTGAAGTGGAGATGCTGGTCTTCTCCCTGGTCTTAGCAAAAAGACTGTCGGCTGATGCCCCATGTATATCCCATGTAAATAAGATATATTGCACAAACCAGCTTGTATAGGTGTATAGGCACGTTCTTCCGCCGCGTCTCCAGGCATATTCCTTAAAACTAATAATTCCTTTAAATTTCCTGACTTGGAAAATTGAGCCATCAGGAGACGTGTTTTACTGCGGGTTTGAAAATTTTAATTTAGCAACGACTTGCATTGCACGACGAAAGATATCGGCTCCAAAAGCGTCCAATCCTAGGCACAACTCATGTTGACGAACTTCGACGGCAAGACATTAGCCCCTGTTCAAGGTGTTACCTGAGCCTCTTGGGTTCGCTTCTTTGA carries:
- a CDS encoding protein kinase RIO2 yields the protein MKLDPKAIRYLTSEDFRVLTAVETGSRNHEVVPTPLIVQLSGLRGGSGVHRSISNLAKTNLIAKVKNAKYDGYRLTYGGLDYLALNAHQKQKCIYSVGNQIGVGKESDIIVVANSKGTQCILKIHRLGRISFRTVKTNRDYLRNRSTGSWMYMSRLAAMKEFAFMKALRENGFSVPEPIAQNRHTIVMSLIDAFPLRQISRVPKPALLYSELMGTIMELARFGLIHGDYNEFNILIKEEEDPNAKGKAPADADNDENIRLVPVIIDFPQMVSIDHPNAEMYFDRDVNCIKRYFQRKFHFVSDEPGPFFADAKKQLLKNPGKRLDVEVEASGFSRKMARELEAYMKEVGANGDGDELGEDDEDRDEEDVESGTESQEEDEHGDNDQDRAVDSAPDEISESSRRLGKLHVSEAPEGR
- a CDS encoding mitochondrial 54S ribosomal protein uL23m, which translates into the protein MVRKFSKFPKKPADWVPPSAPLSMRKQVFLPDFTIALIRTPFLPPRYATFYVPLNFNKLDMRDYLQRLYGVGVLRIRSYVEQQKVTRLRPLGKFGYGRLRRPMSKKKMTVEMKEPFVWPEAPTDMSPWEKDQYFNAEKYQEEIQRSQRPDAAMEPNKAEREEYAKEAKQLLEGTKTWRPTWQALGLNYDRSLLKATKGSASTSS
- a CDS encoding putative LON domain serine protease, giving the protein MGSNNGRAMKLALVPLPKGSVLLPGVTLRIPVSNRPDLANLLSALLDQTNLGKRDGNTITFGCVPLRSPLLSNDGQQLIDDGSVDGAKKEEFDAIDAGQARKEDLFRYGTVGKVIGVQRRAYAEPFLVVQGVQRFTIKHILRERPFFEGEVVLHNERDAISSDAETVELFQQLRQLSRELITLLRLSSLLPSTGTRLSPLVARKFEVYIAKTDLSQAGNLADFMADVADPTFEEKLRVLASFALRTRLERVVELLARQVQGIKNSVKVTTISTSSFPSNSPFDISQIDPRDRELLARRVMAGLTGLTPPGAAGGRNNEDEKETNEVDELQKRLQEAELSPEARKVADKELRRLRKMNPANAEYGVCRTYLENIADIPWTKVTEDKLGPETLKRARNQLDEDHYGLETIKKRLLEYLAVLRLKQSTNQDVERQIAALTKELDAANEVLAEKDVPALSESDRVSLEAKLNLLQSRRLADKSPILLLVGPPGTGKTSLARSVATSLGRKFHRISLGGVRDEAEIRGHRRTYVAAMPGLIVNGLKKVGVANPVFLLDEIDKVGGANFQGDPSAAMLEVLDPEQNSTFVDHYINIPIDLSKVLFIATANSLDTIPAPLLDRMETITLSGYTTVEKRHIAKRHLIPKQIRANGLAEGQVVLSDEVVDKVITSYTRESGVRNLERELGSICRHKAVQYADAVDNGRLDTYNPVVALGDLEDILGIERFDEEIAEKHGRPGVVTGLVAYSTGGQGSILFIEVADMPGNGRVQLTGKLGDVLKESVEVALTWVKAHSFELGLTHDPNEDIMKNRSLHVHCPAGAIPKDGPSAGLAHTIGLISLFTGKAVPPQIAMTGEVSLRGRVMPVGGIKEKLIGAHRAGVKTVLLPEQNRKDVKDVPQEVHDGLQIVYVRHIWEAIRQVWPGAHWPGQHHINFVESRL
- a CDS encoding porphobilinogen deaminase, with the translated sequence MASAPPSSEAANSSSRRTFTIGTRKSKLALLQTDLVVAALKKSWPEYTFQIHSQETAGDKNTVIALREFTTKNLWTQELEELLMAGDVDLIVHSLKDVPTQLPPSCTLGPMMEREDTRDVLVMKKGLPNMSFSEMPAGSVVGTSSIRRTAQLARRYPHLKVQDVRGNIGTRLAKLDAEDSPFTCIVLAAAGLLRLGMEDRISQYLDSKNGGMLYAVGQGALGVEIRKDDKVLRDMLNSIGHQKTTLACLAERSLLRTLEGGCSAPLGVETEWVQDSDRSSKLRMRAIVVSVDGRESAEVEVDGSVDTAESAEEFGVTVAKALVEKGAGEILAEIQRKKLTP